The following proteins come from a genomic window of Corallococcus sp. NCRR:
- the murD gene encoding UDP-N-acetylmuramoyl-L-alanine--D-glutamate ligase, translating into MNPSLSGRNVAVFGLAKSGVAALRLLVQHGAKVTALDARSEDALGDVAKELHAKGVTLVTGATPPGLLTRQDLVVVSPGVPLSLPELEAARTSGVPVWGEIELAGRLLTGTRFLGITGTNGKSTTTALTGELYAKAGLRTFVGGNLGRPLAEAAMSPGEWDALVVELSSFQLEGIHQLKPTGAAILNLTPDHLDRYANHAEYGAAKARIFMNQDAGSDFAVVNADDAAVMGLAASARAPVYGFSMTGRPVVDAPKLAGLAIARPGGFELEFAGESYTLTNRSLRGAHNAQNAMAAALLARLGGVAKDAVQAGLDSYPGLAHRLESVRVLDGVEWVNDSKATNVDSVLVALKAFAGDVWLIAGGKGKGAPYAPMVEAGQGKVKGVLTIGQDADALARAYANDAPVHACATLAQAVAKAREVARAGDTVLLSPACASYDQFKNFEDRGDTFKRLVGAL; encoded by the coding sequence ATGAATCCCTCGCTGTCCGGTCGGAATGTCGCGGTGTTCGGGCTGGCCAAGAGCGGCGTCGCGGCGCTGCGGCTGCTGGTCCAGCACGGCGCGAAGGTGACGGCGCTGGACGCGCGCTCCGAGGACGCGCTCGGCGACGTCGCGAAGGAGCTGCACGCGAAGGGCGTGACGCTCGTCACCGGCGCCACGCCCCCGGGGCTGCTCACCCGCCAGGACCTGGTGGTGGTGAGCCCGGGCGTTCCGCTGTCCCTGCCGGAGCTGGAGGCCGCGCGCACGTCGGGCGTCCCCGTCTGGGGCGAGATTGAACTCGCGGGCCGCCTCCTCACGGGCACGCGCTTCCTGGGCATCACCGGCACCAACGGCAAGAGCACCACCACGGCGCTCACCGGCGAGCTGTACGCGAAGGCGGGCTTGCGCACCTTCGTGGGCGGCAACCTGGGGCGCCCGCTGGCCGAGGCCGCCATGTCCCCCGGGGAGTGGGACGCGCTGGTGGTGGAGCTGTCCAGCTTCCAGCTGGAGGGCATCCACCAGCTCAAGCCCACGGGCGCGGCCATCCTCAACCTCACGCCGGACCACCTGGACCGCTACGCCAACCACGCCGAGTACGGCGCGGCCAAGGCGCGCATCTTCATGAACCAGGACGCCGGCAGCGACTTCGCCGTGGTGAACGCGGACGACGCGGCGGTGATGGGGCTGGCCGCTTCCGCGCGCGCGCCCGTCTACGGCTTCTCCATGACGGGCCGCCCGGTGGTGGACGCGCCGAAGCTGGCGGGGCTGGCCATTGCCCGGCCCGGCGGCTTCGAGCTGGAGTTCGCGGGCGAGTCCTACACGCTCACCAACCGCTCGCTCCGGGGCGCGCACAACGCGCAGAACGCAATGGCGGCGGCGCTGCTGGCGCGGCTGGGCGGCGTGGCGAAGGACGCGGTGCAGGCGGGACTGGACAGCTACCCGGGCCTGGCGCACCGGCTGGAGAGCGTGCGCGTGCTGGACGGCGTGGAGTGGGTGAACGACTCCAAGGCCACCAACGTGGACTCCGTGCTGGTGGCGCTCAAGGCGTTCGCCGGTGACGTCTGGCTCATCGCGGGCGGCAAGGGCAAGGGCGCGCCGTACGCGCCCATGGTGGAGGCGGGGCAGGGCAAGGTGAAGGGCGTGCTCACCATTGGCCAGGACGCGGACGCGCTGGCGCGGGCGTACGCGAACGACGCGCCGGTGCACGCGTGCGCAACCCTGGCCCAGGCGGTGGCGAAGGCGCGCGAGGTGGCGAGGGCGGGGGACACGGTCCTCTTGTCCCCGGCGTGCGCGTCGTACGACCAGTTCAAGAACTTCGAGGACCGGGGCGACACGTTCAAGCGCCTCGTCGGGGCGCTCTGA
- the mraY gene encoding phospho-N-acetylmuramoyl-pentapeptide-transferase: protein MLYLLYELIQNTEAGRVLNFLRYPTFRIIAAGVFALLLGMLIGPRLIARLRLKQHGQSNVREDTPDSHQKKKGTPTMGGALILICIAAGTLLFADLKSRGVWVMILLTFGYGFIGFLDDWLKLSKRNSKGLAGRKKMALQTLFFLVAIFGLMCTWTKPDGSFGPQLLIDTRLTLPFVPSHWFNPDLGWFYVVFAWIVIVGTSNAVNLTDGLDGLAIVPTIVSAVTFCVLCYVAGTTLHIADTETVNGVTRLTATPLYRYLGILQVPGGAELAVFCASIVGAGISFLWFNTYPASVFMGDIGSLALGGALGGLAVFSKNEVVSAIIHGIFFAEALSVMIQVASFKMTGKRVFKMAPVHHHFELKGLAEPKIIVRFWIVAILCGGVALLSLKLR from the coding sequence GTGCTGTACCTTCTGTACGAGCTCATCCAGAACACCGAGGCCGGGCGCGTCCTCAACTTCCTGCGCTACCCGACCTTCCGCATCATCGCCGCGGGCGTCTTCGCCCTGCTCCTGGGGATGCTCATCGGCCCGCGCCTCATCGCGCGGCTGCGCCTGAAGCAGCACGGGCAGAGCAACGTGCGCGAGGACACCCCGGACAGCCACCAGAAGAAGAAGGGCACGCCCACCATGGGTGGCGCGCTCATCCTCATCTGCATCGCGGCGGGCACGCTGTTGTTCGCGGACCTGAAGTCCCGCGGCGTCTGGGTGATGATCCTCCTCACCTTCGGCTACGGCTTCATCGGCTTCCTGGACGACTGGCTCAAGCTGTCCAAGCGCAACTCCAAGGGCCTGGCCGGGCGCAAGAAGATGGCGCTGCAGACGCTCTTCTTCCTCGTCGCCATCTTCGGCCTGATGTGCACGTGGACGAAGCCGGACGGCTCGTTCGGGCCGCAGCTGCTCATCGACACGCGGCTGACGCTGCCGTTCGTGCCGTCCCATTGGTTCAACCCGGACCTGGGCTGGTTCTACGTCGTCTTCGCGTGGATCGTCATCGTGGGCACGTCCAACGCGGTGAACCTCACGGACGGCCTGGACGGCCTGGCCATCGTCCCCACCATCGTGTCGGCGGTGACCTTCTGCGTGCTCTGCTACGTGGCGGGCACCACGCTGCACATCGCGGACACGGAGACGGTGAACGGCGTCACGCGCCTCACGGCCACGCCGCTGTACCGCTACCTGGGCATCCTCCAGGTGCCGGGCGGCGCGGAGCTGGCCGTCTTCTGCGCGAGCATCGTGGGCGCGGGCATCTCCTTCCTCTGGTTCAACACCTACCCGGCGTCCGTGTTCATGGGCGACATCGGCTCGCTGGCCCTGGGCGGCGCGCTGGGCGGGCTGGCCGTGTTCTCCAAGAACGAAGTGGTGTCCGCCATCATCCACGGCATCTTCTTCGCGGAGGCGCTCTCCGTGATGATCCAGGTGGCGTCCTTCAAGATGACGGGCAAGCGCGTCTTCAAGATGGCGCCCGTGCACCACCACTTCGAGCTCAAGGGACTGGCCGAGCCGAAGATCATCGTGCGTTTCTGGATTGTCGCCATCCTCTGTGGTGGCGTGGCCCTGCTGTCCCTGAAACTGCGCTAG
- the murC gene encoding UDP-N-acetylmuramate--L-alanine ligase, with amino-acid sequence MSSKTVSNKPGSLFKTRHAAHVHFVGVGGIGMSGIAEVLLNLGYRVSGSDLRESDITRRLAKLGATLYEGHKASNLVHADVVVISSAVRKDNPEVVTARQRKIPVIPRAEMLAELMRLKYAVAVAGSHGKTTTTSMVATVLSAAGLDPTAVVGGKVNVLDSNAKLGKSELMVVEADESDGSFLKLHPSIAVVTNIDPEHMDHYGDLETLQSAFVEFCNRVPFYGLNVLCLDNPNVQALLPRIEKRFVTYGSSHMADYRLEGISLDGFTTTFRAFRRDEDLGEFRVRMVGAHNAFNALAVVAIAEEMDIPLETVRGALAEFGGVQRRFTVRGEVGGITVVDDYGHHPTEVMATLSGARRAFGRRVVAAFQPHRYTRTHDLMKEFATAFNDADVLFVTSVYAAGEEPIPGATGDALAEAIRAHGHRDVTFVEKRADVAKALHERVREGDLVLTLGAGDITQVGPDLLNLMGAAKGG; translated from the coding sequence ATGAGCAGCAAGACCGTCAGCAACAAGCCCGGCAGCCTCTTCAAGACGCGCCACGCGGCGCACGTGCACTTCGTGGGCGTGGGCGGCATCGGCATGAGCGGCATCGCGGAGGTGCTGCTCAACCTGGGCTACCGCGTGTCCGGCTCCGACCTGCGCGAGAGCGACATCACCCGCCGCCTGGCGAAGCTGGGCGCCACGCTCTACGAGGGCCACAAGGCCTCCAACCTGGTGCACGCGGACGTGGTCGTCATCTCCTCCGCGGTGCGCAAGGACAACCCGGAGGTGGTGACGGCGCGCCAGCGCAAGATTCCCGTCATCCCCCGCGCGGAGATGCTCGCGGAGCTGATGCGCCTGAAGTACGCGGTCGCCGTCGCCGGCAGCCACGGCAAGACGACGACGACGTCCATGGTGGCCACGGTGCTGTCCGCGGCGGGCCTGGACCCCACGGCGGTGGTGGGCGGCAAGGTGAACGTGCTCGACTCCAACGCCAAGCTGGGCAAGAGCGAGCTGATGGTGGTGGAGGCCGACGAGTCCGACGGCAGCTTCCTAAAGCTGCACCCGTCCATCGCGGTCGTCACCAACATCGACCCGGAGCACATGGACCACTACGGCGACCTGGAGACGCTCCAGTCCGCCTTCGTGGAGTTCTGCAACCGCGTTCCCTTCTACGGCCTCAACGTGCTGTGCCTGGACAACCCCAACGTCCAGGCGCTGCTGCCGCGCATCGAGAAGCGCTTCGTCACCTACGGCAGCTCGCACATGGCGGACTACCGGCTGGAGGGCATCTCGCTGGACGGCTTCACCACCACCTTCCGCGCCTTCCGCCGCGACGAGGACCTGGGCGAGTTCCGCGTGCGCATGGTGGGCGCGCACAACGCCTTCAACGCGTTGGCGGTGGTGGCCATCGCGGAGGAGATGGACATCCCGCTGGAGACGGTGCGCGGCGCGCTGGCGGAGTTCGGCGGCGTGCAGCGCCGCTTCACCGTGCGCGGCGAGGTGGGCGGCATCACCGTGGTGGACGACTACGGGCACCACCCCACGGAGGTCATGGCCACGCTGTCCGGCGCGCGCCGCGCCTTCGGCCGCCGGGTGGTGGCCGCCTTCCAGCCGCACCGCTACACGCGCACGCACGACCTGATGAAGGAGTTCGCCACCGCGTTCAACGACGCGGACGTGCTCTTCGTCACCAGCGTCTACGCGGCGGGCGAGGAGCCCATCCCCGGCGCCACCGGCGACGCGCTGGCGGAGGCCATCCGCGCGCACGGCCACCGCGACGTGACGTTCGTGGAGAAGCGCGCGGACGTGGCGAAGGCGCTCCACGAGCGCGTGCGCGAGGGCGACCTGGTGCTGACCCTGGGCGCGGGCGACATCACCCAGGTGGGCCCGGACCTGCTGAACCTGATGGGCGCGGCGAAGGGCGGGTAG
- the murG gene encoding undecaprenyldiphospho-muramoylpentapeptide beta-N-acetylglucosaminyltransferase, whose translation MKVLIAGGGTGGHLFPGIALAEEVVTRHPANEVVFVGTEKGLEARVVPKEGYPLEFVKVQGLKGKGLLGLIKGLLALPLAFLASFRILSRQKPDVVVGVGGYASGPVVLAAWMMGIPTAIQEQNALPGLTNKVLGRIVKVVFTAFEEARAFFPEAKVQMIGNPIRKKLMDNYLRSSSAHEKFTVLIFGGSLGARGLNNRVLEALDSLGDLKEQISIVHQTGKLDLETVKKGYADKGFADVAQVVEFIDDMSSAYAKADLVICRAGATSLAELTVCKKASILVPFPHATDNHQEVNARALVDAGAALMFRESELTGQKLAQELRGLMTDPAKLKQMAKKAGILGRPAAAKELADVCVDLTTQAWGPGGRDRGPKDVKKAPGSKA comes from the coding sequence GTGAAGGTGCTCATCGCGGGCGGCGGCACCGGCGGCCATCTGTTCCCGGGCATCGCGCTGGCGGAGGAGGTCGTCACCCGCCACCCCGCCAACGAAGTGGTGTTCGTGGGCACGGAGAAGGGCCTGGAGGCGCGCGTCGTGCCCAAGGAGGGCTACCCGCTGGAGTTCGTGAAGGTGCAGGGGCTCAAGGGCAAGGGGCTCTTGGGCCTCATCAAGGGGCTCCTCGCTCTGCCCCTGGCGTTCCTCGCGTCGTTCCGCATCCTGTCGCGCCAGAAGCCGGACGTGGTGGTGGGCGTGGGCGGCTATGCGAGCGGGCCGGTGGTGCTGGCCGCGTGGATGATGGGCATCCCCACCGCCATCCAGGAGCAGAACGCGCTGCCCGGGCTCACCAACAAGGTGCTGGGCCGCATCGTGAAGGTCGTCTTCACCGCCTTCGAGGAAGCGCGCGCGTTCTTCCCCGAGGCCAAGGTGCAGATGATTGGCAACCCCATCCGCAAGAAGCTGATGGACAACTACCTGCGCAGCAGCTCCGCGCACGAGAAGTTCACCGTCCTCATCTTCGGCGGCAGCCTGGGCGCGCGAGGCCTCAACAACCGCGTGCTGGAGGCGCTGGACTCGCTGGGCGACCTGAAGGAACAGATTTCCATCGTCCACCAGACGGGGAAGCTGGACCTGGAGACCGTGAAGAAGGGCTACGCGGACAAGGGCTTCGCGGACGTGGCGCAGGTGGTGGAGTTCATCGACGACATGTCCTCCGCCTACGCGAAGGCGGACCTGGTCATCTGCCGCGCGGGCGCCACGTCGCTGGCGGAGCTGACGGTGTGCAAGAAGGCCAGCATCCTGGTGCCCTTCCCGCACGCCACGGACAACCACCAGGAGGTCAACGCCCGCGCGCTGGTGGACGCGGGCGCGGCCCTGATGTTCCGCGAGTCGGAGCTCACCGGGCAGAAGCTGGCGCAAGAGCTGCGCGGCCTGATGACGGACCCGGCGAAGCTGAAGCAGATGGCGAAGAAGGCGGGCATCCTCGGCCGCCCCGCCGCCGCGAAGGAGCTGGCGGACGTGTGCGTGGACCTCACGACCCAGGCCTGGGGCCCGGGCGGGCGCGACCGCGGACCGAAGGACGTGAAGAAGGCACCCGGGAGCAAGGCATGA
- a CDS encoding UDP-N-acetylmuramoyl-tripeptide--D-alanyl-D-alanine ligase, whose product MAVRFSDDEVVQATGATRRGEPVEAGFPAVCTDTRSLTPGCLFVALQGERFDAHDFVDGAQRQGAAGAVVKRGRALPALPPGFALYEVEDTLAALGGLGALHRRRFHIPVAAVGGSNGKTTTKEMVGAILATRGPALKTEGNFNNEVGVPLTLFRLEPSHVAAVIEVGMNQPGEIERLTRKVQPDAGVITVVQPEHLEGLGSLEGVAEAEGEMFRELLPQATAVVNLDDALIVRQAARSGAKHLTFGRAEGADVRLTSVHTLGRDGMVATVRYQGKDWPVRLHFVGPHNAQNATAAFATALALGYSPEECVKGLESARPYARRLNIVDGKHGITVVDDCYNANPASMEAALITLGTLVPEGGRAVAVLGDMLELGAGEAEEHARLGELVARHAKLVAFFGPRSSGGLGSADMGDSAAHFTEVEPLVAWLTPRLQPGDVVLVKASRGMRLERVVAALTGASPPGGSH is encoded by the coding sequence ATGGCCGTTCGATTCTCCGATGACGAGGTGGTGCAGGCGACGGGTGCGACCCGGCGCGGGGAGCCCGTGGAAGCGGGCTTCCCCGCGGTCTGCACCGACACGCGGTCGCTCACCCCCGGGTGCCTCTTCGTGGCGCTGCAGGGTGAGCGCTTCGACGCCCACGACTTCGTGGACGGGGCCCAGCGCCAGGGAGCGGCCGGGGCGGTGGTGAAGCGGGGGAGGGCGCTGCCAGCCCTGCCCCCGGGCTTCGCCTTGTACGAAGTGGAGGACACCCTGGCCGCGTTGGGCGGCCTGGGCGCGCTGCACCGCCGCCGCTTCCACATCCCGGTGGCGGCGGTGGGGGGCTCCAACGGGAAGACGACCACCAAGGAGATGGTGGGCGCCATCCTGGCCACGCGCGGCCCCGCGCTGAAGACGGAGGGCAACTTCAACAACGAGGTGGGCGTCCCGCTCACGCTCTTCCGGCTGGAGCCGTCCCACGTGGCGGCCGTCATCGAAGTGGGGATGAACCAGCCGGGCGAAATTGAAAGGCTCACCCGCAAGGTGCAGCCGGACGCCGGGGTCATCACCGTCGTCCAGCCGGAGCACCTGGAGGGGCTGGGCAGCCTGGAGGGCGTGGCGGAGGCGGAAGGCGAGATGTTCCGCGAGCTGCTGCCCCAGGCCACCGCGGTCGTGAACCTGGATGACGCGCTCATCGTGCGCCAGGCCGCGCGCAGCGGCGCGAAGCACCTGACGTTCGGCCGGGCGGAAGGGGCGGACGTGCGCCTCACCTCGGTCCACACGCTGGGCCGCGACGGCATGGTGGCCACCGTGCGCTACCAGGGCAAGGACTGGCCGGTGCGCCTGCACTTCGTGGGGCCGCACAACGCGCAGAACGCGACGGCGGCGTTCGCGACGGCGCTGGCCCTGGGCTACTCCCCCGAGGAGTGCGTGAAGGGCCTGGAGTCCGCGCGGCCGTACGCGCGCCGGCTCAACATCGTGGATGGCAAGCACGGCATCACGGTGGTGGACGACTGCTACAACGCCAACCCGGCCTCCATGGAGGCCGCGCTCATCACGCTGGGCACGCTGGTGCCCGAAGGTGGCCGGGCGGTGGCGGTGCTGGGCGACATGCTGGAATTGGGCGCGGGCGAGGCGGAGGAGCATGCCCGGCTGGGCGAGCTCGTCGCGCGGCACGCGAAGCTGGTCGCGTTCTTCGGCCCCCGCTCGTCGGGCGGCCTGGGCAGCGCGGACATGGGAGATTCCGCCGCCCACTTCACCGAAGTGGAGCCATTGGTGGCGTGGTTGACGCCCCGGCTTCAGCCCGGTGACGTGGTGCTGGTGAAGGCCAGTCGCGGCATGCGACTGGAGCGCGTGGTGGCGGCCCTGACGGGCGCGTCCCCCCCCGGAGGGAGTCACTAG
- a CDS encoding UDP-N-acetylmuramoyl-L-alanyl-D-glutamate--2,6-diaminopimelate ligase, whose amino-acid sequence MKLTDVLAGCGAEQTSGGRSAVDVTGVTQDSRRVKPGDLFIAVPGLKEDGAQFIGEAVSRGAVAVVSEKQGQSSQVPFFKVSSARKALALIAANFHGRPADKLTLLGVTGTNGKTTTTYLLEAILATAAMYTGSPAPGVIGTLGYKFGGKTTELANTTPDPLELHRIFREMVDAGVETVVMEVSSHALAQERVHGLTFKAAGFSNLSRDHLDYHKDLEEYFQVKRKLFLENLGASGTAVVNGDDTFASRIYTELRNQKRMAWKFSRTGAGEISAADASYSLKGIEATLKTPAGDIKVKSKLLGPHNLENIMLAAGIALGAGISRSDVKSGIELVTGVAGRMDRAENHRGGPAPAVLVDYAHTDDALKRSIEAARALAKGRVIVVFGCGGDRDKGKRPLMGTVAAEGADLVMVTSDNPRTEDPETIISEVTPGLEKGGLRRISEGKAKNGEKGYLVDADRRAAIEQVINLAKDDDVVLIAGKGHETYQTVGTEKLKFDDREVAARALANRIPG is encoded by the coding sequence ATGAAGCTGACGGATGTCCTCGCAGGGTGTGGAGCCGAGCAGACCTCGGGCGGCCGTTCCGCGGTCGACGTCACGGGAGTGACGCAGGATTCGCGGCGCGTGAAGCCGGGGGATCTCTTCATCGCCGTGCCGGGCCTGAAGGAAGACGGGGCCCAGTTCATTGGTGAAGCCGTGTCGCGCGGCGCTGTCGCCGTCGTGTCGGAGAAGCAGGGGCAGTCTTCGCAGGTGCCGTTCTTCAAGGTGAGCAGCGCGCGCAAGGCGCTGGCCCTCATCGCGGCCAATTTCCACGGCCGTCCCGCGGACAAGCTGACGCTCCTGGGCGTCACCGGCACCAACGGGAAGACGACCACCACGTACCTCCTGGAGGCCATCCTCGCGACCGCCGCCATGTACACCGGCTCTCCGGCGCCGGGCGTCATCGGTACGCTGGGCTACAAGTTCGGCGGCAAGACGACGGAGCTGGCCAACACCACCCCGGACCCGCTGGAGCTGCACCGCATCTTCCGCGAGATGGTGGACGCGGGCGTGGAGACGGTGGTGATGGAGGTCTCCAGCCACGCGCTCGCGCAGGAGCGCGTGCACGGGCTCACCTTCAAGGCCGCGGGCTTCAGCAACCTGTCCCGCGACCACCTGGACTACCACAAGGACCTGGAGGAGTACTTCCAGGTGAAGCGCAAGCTCTTCCTGGAGAACCTGGGCGCCTCCGGCACCGCCGTGGTGAATGGCGACGACACCTTCGCCAGCCGCATCTACACGGAGCTGCGCAACCAGAAGCGCATGGCGTGGAAGTTCAGCCGCACGGGCGCGGGGGAGATCTCCGCCGCGGACGCCAGCTACTCGCTCAAGGGCATCGAGGCCACCCTGAAGACGCCCGCGGGCGACATCAAGGTGAAGAGCAAGCTGCTGGGGCCCCACAACCTGGAGAACATCATGCTCGCCGCCGGCATCGCGCTGGGCGCGGGCATCAGCCGCTCGGACGTGAAGAGCGGCATCGAGCTCGTCACGGGCGTGGCCGGCCGCATGGACCGCGCGGAGAACCACCGCGGCGGCCCGGCTCCGGCCGTGCTGGTGGACTACGCGCACACGGATGACGCGCTCAAGCGCTCCATCGAGGCGGCGCGCGCGCTGGCCAAGGGCCGCGTCATCGTCGTCTTCGGCTGCGGCGGCGACCGCGACAAGGGCAAGCGCCCGCTGATGGGCACGGTGGCCGCCGAGGGCGCGGACCTGGTGATGGTGACCAGCGACAACCCGCGCACGGAGGACCCGGAGACCATCATCTCCGAGGTGACGCCGGGCCTGGAGAAGGGCGGCCTGCGCCGCATCTCCGAGGGCAAGGCGAAGAACGGGGAGAAGGGCTACCTGGTGGACGCGGACCGCCGCGCCGCCATCGAGCAGGTCATCAACCTGGCCAAGGACGACGACGTCGTCCTCATCGCGGGCAAGGGCCACGAGACCTACCAGACGGTGGGCACCGAGAAGCTCAAGTTCGACGACCGCGAGGTCGCCGCGCGCGCGCTGGCCAACCGCATCCCGGGCTGA
- the ftsW gene encoding putative lipid II flippase FtsW, giving the protein MKTSPPAAPVRFDPILLCAVLALVALGLVMTYSASAVLAQDKLGDSLYFLKRQLSAAGLGLVAMAVAMKLGWRKLARLAYPLLLVAIVLLIAVAIPGIGTTAGGARRWIRLPGFSLQPAEIAKFAWLVYLSYSLAKKREKVATFSIGFLPHLALCGILVLLCMLQPDFGSSVLLVFMLFVLLFAAGTKLSYLVGSVLLALPLAFVAIATSPYRMKRILAFLDPWAHRHDVGYQVAESLMSIGSGGITGLGLGDGRQKLFFLPEAHTDFIFSILGEELGLIGVGLLVVLYAIVLWRGIRAALAAGETFGTYLGLGISSIIAFQATVNMCVAMGLLPTKGLTLPFVSYGGTSLVVLMGSAGVLLSLSANTQGATRPVRTGTTDLREVTA; this is encoded by the coding sequence ATGAAGACCTCTCCTCCGGCCGCCCCCGTGCGGTTCGATCCGATTCTTCTCTGCGCGGTGCTGGCGCTCGTGGCGCTGGGCCTGGTGATGACGTACTCGGCCAGCGCCGTGCTCGCGCAGGACAAGCTGGGCGACAGCCTCTACTTCCTCAAGCGCCAGCTGTCCGCCGCGGGCCTGGGGCTCGTCGCCATGGCGGTGGCCATGAAGCTGGGGTGGCGCAAGCTGGCGCGGCTGGCGTACCCGCTGCTGCTCGTCGCCATCGTGCTGCTCATCGCCGTGGCCATCCCCGGCATCGGCACCACGGCGGGTGGCGCGCGGCGGTGGATCCGCCTGCCGGGCTTCAGCCTCCAGCCGGCGGAGATCGCCAAGTTCGCGTGGCTCGTCTACCTGTCCTATTCGCTGGCGAAGAAGCGGGAGAAGGTGGCCACGTTCTCCATCGGCTTCCTGCCGCACCTGGCCCTGTGCGGCATCCTGGTGCTGCTGTGCATGCTCCAGCCGGACTTCGGCAGCAGCGTGCTGCTGGTGTTCATGCTCTTCGTGCTGCTGTTCGCGGCGGGCACGAAGCTGTCGTACCTGGTGGGCTCCGTGCTGCTCGCGCTGCCGCTGGCCTTCGTCGCCATCGCGACCAGCCCCTACCGCATGAAGCGCATCCTCGCGTTCCTGGACCCGTGGGCCCACCGGCACGACGTGGGCTACCAGGTGGCGGAGTCGCTGATGTCCATCGGCTCGGGCGGCATCACCGGCCTGGGGCTGGGGGACGGCCGGCAGAAGCTGTTCTTCCTGCCGGAGGCGCACACGGACTTCATCTTCTCCATCCTCGGCGAGGAGCTGGGGCTCATCGGCGTGGGGCTCCTGGTGGTGCTGTACGCCATCGTCCTGTGGCGCGGCATCCGCGCGGCCCTGGCGGCGGGGGAGACCTTCGGCACGTACCTGGGCCTGGGCATCAGCTCCATCATCGCGTTCCAGGCCACGGTGAACATGTGCGTGGCCATGGGCCTGTTGCCCACGAAGGGCCTGACGCTGCCTTTCGTGTCCTACGGCGGCACGTCGCTGGTGGTGCTGATGGGCTCGGCGGGCGTGCTCCTGTCGCTCAGCGCGAACACGCAGGGCGCGACGCGGCCGGTGCGCACGGGCACGACGGACCTGCGGGAGGTGACGGCGTGA